GCAGCAGAAGAGGCTGGCGCTGAATGGATTGTTCTCTGTGATACAAACGGCGGGACACTGCCGCATGAAGTCTATGATATTGTCAAAACGACTGTGGGCCATCTACGGACGCCTGTAGGCATTCATCCGCATAATGACAGTGGAGTGGCGGTTGCCAATGCACTAGCTGCGATTCAGGCGGGCGCACAGCAAGTCCAAGGAACGATTAACGGTATCGGTGAGCGCTGCGGGAACGTCAACCTAATCTCCGTGATTCCGAATTTGCAGCTCAAGCTGGGCTATCATTGTGTGAGCAGTGATCAATTGCAGGAGCTGACACAGCTGTCTCGCTATGTAGCGGAAATTGCCAACATGACGATGCCGAACAACCAGCCGTTTGTAGGCTACAGTGCTTTTGCTCACAAGGGCGGTATTCACGTAAGTGCCGTGATGCGCGATCCGAAAACGTACGAGCACATCGAGCCGGAAAACATCGGCAACAAACGTCGCGTACTCGTCTCAGAGCTCGCAGGACAAAGCAATTTGCTCGCCAAAATGGAAGAACTCGAGATTGACCTCTCGCTGGACCGCGAAAAGGCGAGAGAAATCATTACACATATCAAAGAGCGCGAATTCCAAGGCTATCAATATGAGGGAGCAGAGGCTTCGCTCACGCTGATGCTGCTGGAAGCCTCCGGCAAGCTAAAAAACCTGTTCAAGCTAGACTCCTTCAAAATTATGCTGGAAAAGGCAGCTATCCAATCGATCACATCGGAGGCAACCGTGAAGCTGCGGGTGAACGGGGAGTCTGTCCATACGGCGGCTGATGGCAACGGTCCGGTGAACGCGCTGGACAATGCGATGCGAAAAGCTTTGGAGAGCTACTACCCGTGCATAGCAAAAATGCAGCTAGAAGATTACAAGGTGCGTGTTTTGGACGAAAACGGCGCGACAGCCGCAAAAGTACGTGTCCTAATCG
The window above is part of the Brevibacillus antibioticus genome. Proteins encoded here:
- the cimA gene encoding citramalate synthase, which gives rise to MNSKVYLYDTTLRDGTQGEGISLSVEDKIKIALRLDQFGIDFIEGGWPGSNPKDMAFFERIREISLQHAKVTAFGSTCRPNVAAADDENLQALILSGASAAAIFGKSWDLHVTDALKTTLEENVRMVADSVAFLKENGLTTLFLAEHFFDGYKANPRYALRVLEAAEEAGAEWIVLCDTNGGTLPHEVYDIVKTTVGHLRTPVGIHPHNDSGVAVANALAAIQAGAQQVQGTINGIGERCGNVNLISVIPNLQLKLGYHCVSSDQLQELTQLSRYVAEIANMTMPNNQPFVGYSAFAHKGGIHVSAVMRDPKTYEHIEPENIGNKRRVLVSELAGQSNLLAKMEELEIDLSLDREKAREIITHIKEREFQGYQYEGAEASLTLMLLEASGKLKNLFKLDSFKIMLEKAAIQSITSEATVKLRVNGESVHTAADGNGPVNALDNAMRKALESYYPCIAKMQLEDYKVRVLDENGATAAKVRVLIESSSNGEKWSTVGVSTNVIEASWEALADSIRYLLWKEGCEEVGSLASSGTRVGIVNH